The Prosthecochloris marina genome window below encodes:
- the bioC gene encoding malonyl-ACP O-methyltransferase BioC, with amino-acid sequence MHGAVNKELVRQRFARRLKEYRRHAIIQESMACELAELICGNKKPPLFGRVLEIGSGSGAFTEALLSRCDAMRYVANDLVGESRELVRRIVLNHGVREFSFIAADIEECERLPDTVDLAASNATVQWLTDMPSFFLRMSEIIRPDGLLAFSTFGRRNMLEVSSLEAHTLSYHSLAEQEKMARPWFRPLVLHEDVRKLDFRSPEEVLRHISRTGVNGLARERWTKTRHRSFVERYRSSFPSGSGVHLTYHPLFCVFRRK; translated from the coding sequence ATGCATGGAGCGGTGAACAAAGAGCTTGTCAGGCAGCGGTTTGCCAGACGCCTGAAAGAGTATCGCCGACATGCGATCATTCAGGAAAGCATGGCATGCGAGTTGGCCGAATTGATTTGTGGCAATAAAAAACCACCGCTGTTCGGGCGTGTTCTGGAGATAGGTTCGGGTTCAGGAGCGTTTACCGAAGCATTGCTCAGTCGTTGTGATGCAATGCGTTATGTGGCAAACGATCTGGTAGGCGAAAGCCGTGAGCTGGTCCGCAGGATCGTTTTGAATCATGGTGTACGGGAGTTCTCTTTCATAGCGGCGGATATCGAGGAGTGTGAACGTCTACCCGATACCGTCGATCTTGCAGCATCGAACGCAACCGTTCAGTGGCTTACAGATATGCCCTCATTTTTCTTGAGAATGTCCGAGATTATCAGGCCGGATGGGCTTCTTGCGTTCAGTACTTTCGGGCGAAGAAACATGCTCGAGGTCAGTTCGCTTGAGGCGCATACGCTCAGCTACCATTCTCTTGCCGAGCAGGAAAAAATGGCCCGGCCCTGGTTCAGGCCATTGGTTCTGCATGAAGATGTGCGCAAGCTCGATTTCAGGAGCCCTGAAGAGGTGCTACGTCACATAAGCCGTACTGGGGTTAATGGTCTTGCCCGTGAGAGATGGACGAAAACACGTCACCGCAGCTTTGTCGAGCGTTACCGTTCGTCGTTTCCTTCGGGATCCGGAGTACATCTTACCTATCATCCGTTGTTTTGTGTTTTTCGGAGAAAATGA
- a CDS encoding DUF452 family protein encodes MITHWIQRKGYSRLLIFFNGWGMDSRIADYLQSNTSGFDSDILLCYDYRSTVLPADVLGTVAGYDERMVVAWSLGVWAASRAGLHGIDRALAINGTVNPVSSDEGIPPDIFRATLDNYDEGNRKRFMRRMCGGKASLFERFLDIAPLRTASDQREELALILQSVEKNVEEGGVPSWSYTEALIGGRDMIFPPVAQAFAWRGIKHTVVDEMAHFPFFDFSNWQRVCTCMER; translated from the coding sequence ATGATTACTCATTGGATACAAAGAAAAGGATATAGCCGGCTCCTGATTTTTTTCAACGGATGGGGGATGGACAGCCGGATTGCCGATTATCTCCAGTCCAATACTTCCGGGTTCGACAGTGATATTTTGCTTTGCTATGATTATCGTTCGACAGTTCTGCCTGCAGATGTGCTCGGTACGGTTGCCGGGTATGATGAACGGATGGTTGTGGCATGGTCCCTCGGGGTGTGGGCGGCATCCCGGGCGGGATTACACGGGATTGACCGGGCATTGGCGATAAACGGCACCGTGAATCCGGTAAGCAGCGATGAAGGAATTCCGCCCGATATTTTTCGGGCAACGCTCGATAACTATGATGAAGGGAACAGAAAACGGTTCATGAGGCGGATGTGCGGTGGTAAAGCCTCTTTGTTCGAACGGTTTCTCGATATTGCTCCTCTACGTACTGCTTCCGATCAAAGAGAGGAGCTCGCGTTGATTCTGCAGAGCGTCGAGAAGAATGTTGAAGAAGGGGGCGTACCATCATGGAGCTATACGGAGGCGTTGATCGGCGGGCGTGATATGATTTTTCCACCGGTAGCCCAGGCATTTGCGTGGCGTGGGATAAAGCATACGGTGGTGGACGAAATGGCCCACTTTCCGTTCTTCGATTTCAGCAACTGGCAAAGGGTGTGTACATGCATGGAGCGGTGA
- a CDS encoding aminotransferase class I/II-fold pyridoxal phosphate-dependent enzyme, translated as MQKELEMLRGRQCFRMFPETGERRGASIESGGRSALNLSSNDYLGIGDDGKLRREYLLSFDPLNNDDRFGLASSSSRLLTGNHRLYEELEEYLAAWYGRSAALVFNSGYHANIGILPALTTRHDLILSDKLNHASIIDGCRIADADFKRFRHLDYDHLEMLLDQGREKYRQLFIVSESVFSMDGDLADLKKLCELRERYDAFLIVDEAHGVGTFGETGQGLCEISGLTGSIDIIVGTFGKAFASTGAYGIMDGVVRDYLINTMRPLIFTTALPPVVLGWSKMVLEHQRTKVAERSHLHFLGVRLRDALKEKGMRTAGESQIVPVIVGSNSSAVRTASALRDAGILALPVRPPTVPENTARIRFSLRADIGWEGVSGIPEILHAVR; from the coding sequence ATGCAAAAAGAGCTTGAAATGCTCAGGGGGCGACAGTGTTTCAGAATGTTTCCCGAAACAGGGGAACGCCGGGGAGCATCCATCGAATCAGGAGGACGGAGTGCCCTGAACCTTTCCTCGAACGATTACCTCGGTATTGGTGATGACGGGAAGCTTCGGCGAGAGTACCTTCTTTCGTTCGATCCGCTGAACAATGACGACCGGTTCGGCCTGGCCAGTTCATCCTCACGTCTGCTCACAGGGAACCACCGGCTCTACGAAGAGCTGGAAGAGTATCTTGCGGCCTGGTACGGCAGATCAGCCGCACTGGTGTTCAACAGCGGTTATCATGCAAATATCGGTATACTTCCCGCTTTGACGACGCGGCATGATCTGATCCTCAGTGATAAACTGAACCATGCCAGCATCATCGACGGATGCAGGATCGCTGATGCGGATTTCAAACGATTCCGTCACCTTGATTACGATCATCTCGAAATGTTGCTTGATCAGGGCCGTGAAAAATACCGCCAGTTGTTTATCGTCAGCGAATCGGTTTTCAGCATGGACGGTGATCTGGCCGACCTGAAAAAGCTTTGTGAACTCCGTGAACGGTATGATGCCTTCCTGATTGTCGACGAAGCACACGGTGTCGGGACATTTGGTGAGACGGGGCAGGGGTTGTGCGAAATATCGGGGCTCACCGGTTCCATCGACATCATTGTTGGGACATTCGGCAAGGCGTTTGCTTCTACCGGTGCCTACGGTATCATGGACGGTGTGGTCCGTGATTACCTTATCAATACCATGCGTCCCCTGATTTTTACCACAGCCCTCCCACCGGTGGTTCTCGGGTGGAGTAAAATGGTGCTGGAACATCAACGAACGAAGGTTGCAGAGCGAAGTCATTTGCATTTTCTTGGCGTACGGTTACGTGATGCATTGAAAGAAAAAGGAATGCGCACCGCCGGTGAAAGTCAGATTGTGCCGGTTATCGTGGGTTCGAACAGCAGTGCTGTTCGAACGGCGTCGGCGTTGCGTGACGCAGGAATTCTCGCGCTGCCGGTTCGTCCTCCAACGGTACCTGAGAATACTGCGAGAATACGGTTTTCTCTCCGGGCGGACATCGGATGGGAGGGTGTATCCGGTATTCCGGAGATATTGCATGCCGTACGTTGA